The following coding sequences are from one Calothrix sp. PCC 6303 window:
- a CDS encoding SAM-dependent methyltransferase, giving the protein MLSSVGLTSLYVAAARAYETEYRQRLFVDTYARSFAGDRGFALFSDLRAFSPGLSANDPHPGISIRTRFFDDALLMAVHELSLKQVVIVAAGMDARAFRLPWMDDVQLFEVDRQEIFQYKEPILLNLNARAKCVRKVVVTDLEQDWANALTKNGFDRHKPAAFLFEGLMFYLKPATVATVLETLQSLACPGSWLGMDFVEAELLNSPYAQPFLSKLRKLGCPWLFGVSNPEQFILQYGWQPRQPKIVVLGEAEANYARWASPVSSTTSSVFNHYLVSARRMNF; this is encoded by the coding sequence ATGTTGAGTTCTGTGGGACTTACATCTCTATATGTTGCAGCAGCACGAGCCTATGAAACTGAGTATCGACAACGGCTATTTGTAGATACATACGCTCGGTCTTTTGCCGGTGACAGGGGGTTTGCACTGTTCTCAGATTTGAGGGCATTTTCTCCTGGGTTGTCAGCTAATGATCCACATCCTGGTATTTCTATTCGGACTCGTTTTTTTGATGATGCTTTACTGATGGCTGTCCATGAATTATCTCTCAAACAGGTTGTTATAGTAGCAGCCGGAATGGATGCCCGTGCTTTCCGCTTGCCCTGGATGGATGATGTTCAGCTATTTGAAGTAGATCGTCAAGAAATATTTCAATACAAAGAGCCTATCCTTCTAAATTTAAATGCTAGAGCAAAGTGTGTACGAAAGGTCGTAGTAACAGACTTGGAACAGGATTGGGCAAATGCTCTTACCAAAAATGGCTTTGACCGACATAAACCCGCAGCATTTCTGTTCGAGGGACTGATGTTTTACCTAAAACCTGCTACTGTGGCGACTGTGCTTGAGACACTACAAAGTCTTGCCTGTCCAGGTAGCTGGCTTGGGATGGACTTCGTTGAAGCAGAGCTTTTAAACTCTCCCTATGCACAACCATTTCTCTCTAAGCTCAGAAAACTGGGATGTCCTTGGCTTTTTGGTGTCTCCAATCCTGAGCAATTCATTTTGCAATATGGATGGCAGCCAAGGCAACCAAAGATTGTAGTTCTAGGAGAGGCAGAAGCAAACTACGCTCGTTGGGCTTCCCCTGTATCGAGTACAACCTCAAGTGTTTTTAATCACTATCTCGTTTCTGCCAGACGTATGAATTTCTGA
- a CDS encoding radical SAM/SPASM domain-containing protein, translated as MIIKDPQKMLPSQIKFEGEMGDMILEIPPHNIPLHPKSIEKLCTAIKSGEQAVAFRPFIPIASDLGLCPPYPTLAYLYPQKLNHNEDIEKQLLQKSGKIAQNTLDALNQFTLISQIDIEEQLHYFGDFYGIAAKPSYIRVVVSNTCNLKCVMCPYHSTSLKLTHTTDFFKSNKTMSWEMMERLAKDCGEAKIMIILGNVEEPMLHPNLVKFVELCRQQGVPGVHLTTNGQLLDENRARLLLKAGLTSIDISIDAADPDTYLKIRGADLNRVETNVFNFLKLRDELDIPCYVRTSFVRNQNVTLDEEERFRERWLAKADGVFINNVAQYQENNTRLGKTNQTVQASLKHYLKKSQGRWPCLFPFTEMAVLPDGRIYYCVETLFRLGFDQNLESLGDYNQQTLQEIWHGELFKQLRRDLLLNQLEHRSACKSCELWMAQVLSRESKNGFEVMTSTVTEIYHSGFRQQKMEKGEQKSSN; from the coding sequence ATGATTATTAAAGATCCCCAAAAAATGTTACCAAGTCAAATTAAATTTGAGGGGGAAATGGGGGACATGATACTGGAAATTCCTCCCCATAATATCCCCTTACATCCAAAAAGTATAGAAAAACTTTGTACCGCCATCAAATCTGGGGAGCAAGCGGTAGCTTTCAGACCTTTCATCCCAATTGCATCTGACTTAGGTTTATGTCCACCCTATCCTACGTTAGCCTACTTGTATCCTCAAAAGTTAAATCATAACGAAGATATTGAGAAGCAATTATTACAGAAATCTGGCAAGATAGCGCAGAATACCCTTGATGCTTTAAATCAATTTACCCTAATTTCCCAAATTGATATTGAAGAGCAGCTACATTACTTTGGTGATTTCTATGGAATAGCGGCAAAGCCATCCTATATCAGAGTTGTCGTAAGCAATACCTGTAATCTCAAATGCGTCATGTGTCCTTATCACAGCACTTCGCTGAAATTAACTCACACAACAGACTTCTTTAAAAGCAACAAAACAATGTCTTGGGAAATGATGGAGCGTCTCGCCAAAGATTGTGGAGAAGCAAAAATCATGATTATTCTTGGGAATGTCGAAGAACCAATGCTACACCCCAACCTTGTCAAATTTGTCGAACTTTGTCGGCAGCAAGGGGTTCCTGGAGTTCATTTGACGACCAATGGTCAACTCCTAGATGAAAATCGAGCTAGGTTGTTATTGAAAGCAGGCTTAACCAGTATTGATATTAGCATTGATGCCGCAGATCCAGATACCTATCTCAAAATTCGGGGTGCTGACCTCAACCGAGTTGAAACAAATGTCTTCAATTTTTTGAAGCTGCGGGATGAGTTAGATATTCCCTGTTATGTAAGAACATCTTTTGTGAGAAATCAGAATGTTACATTAGATGAAGAAGAAAGATTCCGAGAACGTTGGCTTGCAAAAGCTGATGGCGTATTTATCAATAACGTAGCCCAATATCAAGAAAATAATACACGCCTCGGTAAAACTAACCAGACTGTACAAGCTTCACTAAAACACTATCTTAAAAAATCTCAGGGACGTTGGCCATGCCTGTTTCCCTTTACTGAAATGGCTGTTTTACCTGATGGCAGAATTTATTACTGTGTTGAAACCTTATTTAGATTGGGCTTTGATCAGAATCTTGAAAGTTTAGGAGATTATAATCAACAAACATTACAAGAGATTTGGCATGGGGAGTTATTCAAGCAGCTTAGACGAGATTTGCTCCTTAACCAGTTAGAACATAGATCAGCCTGTAAAAGTTGCGAACTATGGATGGCACAGGTTTTATCTAGAGAGTCTAAAAATGGGTTTGAGGTTATGACAAGCACCGTAACCGAGATTTATCACTCTGGTTTTAGGCAACAGAAAATGGAAAAGGGGGAACAGAAATCTTCAAATTAA